The following DNA comes from Gammaproteobacteria bacterium.
CTCGAGGCACTTCCGCTCGTGGTAGCAACAGCCCCACAGTCCTCCGGATTCAGCCAGATCGTCGCCGACGATGAGAACGTCAACGCCCAGCTGATCGGTGTGACAGAAGCGTATGGGGAGGTCAACGGGCTGGAGACGGTCTCGGGACAGTTCATCACCGAGCGCGACGACAGCGCGTACTCGAAGGTGATCGTCCTCGGCGCCCAGACTGCCGAGGACCTCTATGGCGAGGGAGTGGACCCTGTCGGACAGCGGGTACGAGCCGGCAACATGCTGCTCACCATCGTCGGCGTCCTCGACGAGAAGGGCAGCTCCGGCTTCACGAACGTGGACGGCTCGGCGTTCGTCCCACTCTCGACGCACCAGCGCTACATCGCCGGCAGTGAGTACGTCTCCTCGATCTCGGTCGAGGTGATCGACGAGGAGCAGATGACCCCTGCCGAAGACGCCGTGACCGCAGAGTTGCTCACGCGCCACGGTATCGCAACCGAGGAGGCCGCCGAC
Coding sequences within:
- a CDS encoding FtsX-like permease family protein, with protein sequence LEALPLVVATAPQSSGFSQIVADDENVNAQLIGVTEAYGEVNGLETVSGQFITERDDSAYSKVIVLGAQTAEDLYGEGVDPVGQRVRAGNMLLTIVGVLDEKGSSGFTNVDGSAFVPLSTHQRYIAGSEYVSSISVEVIDEEQMTPAEDAVTAELLTRHGIATEEAADFRIMNMADILDSVTEITGIFTALLAAVAGISLLVGGIGIMNMMLTTVTERTREIGLRKAIGATDSAISAQFLVESVLLTLIGGALGILTGWGIGVFGGSLLGIDAIVTIDAIVLAASVSAVDRRGVRILPRTSGREDEPDGSVEIPVVDSVWRVGPPGLGGSR